gtagttttaatattttagttatttttttgcaggcaccttttttgtctgtcaaatgtatttaaaagaaactaaaactgaagacagaatgttatttaactgtcgaaccttgtcataattttatttatttatatattttttttaaattaaaaaaaaatgttaatcgTCTTGGTCTCGGgccagtcttggtcttggatagtgtgctcttgaacacaacactactgagctcttcttctctgtttcactCCTACCAAACCTCGGAGTTAGAACTGACACATCCTGTGGTCTagattattttttgggtcacaactatttttatcctcttttggtaaaacagaggtttacatcgacatcttcaCCTTTTCTTGTTTTAGAGCagcaaaaaattgcacaaattggcatttgactgaaaaagctgctaaatgatctaaaaatcaggctgaacgCTTCActcaatgggatgtttacaggcaaatggggccgtgatgtgacgtcatcaataacatgatttcaagatgtaATGCaagttttaaaatggtaaagtagccccatttttaaaagttaataaagctaatatggtgcaaaataatgtgttttgttcggcatagatcttctaatgagcACAGATCTAAGATTAGTAGATCCCGATAACAGTGAAAACACTGATCAGAAACTCCACCTACACCTGCCTACAATGACAGATAACAAAGAACAATGAAGTTGTTAGTAAATCCGTCACACATTTTTGAACAGGAACTAAAACCACTCATAGGTGGACTCACTGGCGTAGGCAAAGACGCTGGTTTTTGAGTGTCATTAAATTTGGCAGTTGTTTTGAGTGCGCGAGTCTAGTCCAGCAAAAGTCTTTGAAAGACCTCAAATGTCTTCGAAAGTTTAGGTGAATACTCCAGATATAGGCATATGTTAATCCGAGGAGTAGGCCGCATGCTCTTGCAAGAGATTCAAGACCAGTAAACAATGGGACACCCTTGATGATGATACCAGCAGCATCTGGCTCCTGGCAAGTGGATATTCTCACGCTTTCAGTTCCTCATTTACAGTTTCCTCTGCTGTTTGCTGGATGACACAAATAGAACACAATTAGGATGAAATGTCTAtttgttaaaataatcattaaataaaaaaaaactaaaactaaacttagTGTCATTAGAAAGGAAACTATGTTTTAAGTAGTTTTGAGTATGGTTTCGGggcataataaaatatatctggGGTCTCATTTACAACCGTAGTGTACGTCCAAAATGGGACCTGAAAGATGTGCACGACACTTTTCATGCAAAGATTGcgatttattaaaataaagtgtgcGTACTGGCGCGCTAACACTGAACCGGcaaaaggacattttaaaacatttcattttaattgtgaAAACAGGAACACGTAGTTGGTGTGCAAGTCTGAGCAGTAGGGCTGGACAAGAATATCTGAATATTCTGTCGTGGTGGTGCTTTCCGGATAATCATTTTGAGATCTGAACACTTGTGCCTAAGGATGTCACGATTACAAATTTTCTTGGTTCGATTATTGTCAGAGAATTAACTGCATTATTACGATCATCACAATTCATTTTGCAATACTTCATTTCACACTACCATGAATAGGTAAAATCACATGAACACTCTAAGGtcttgaatttaaattaatttccaTTCTTGAATGCTATAATAACAAAGTAATatataaacaatgaaaaataaccaaaaactaCAAGAAAATTGTTAATAATCCTAATTTGAATAAGAAAACAAATCAGATCTGCTCTGTAAACGATCACTAGATGCTACATCTTAACTATAGTATGTACATATATAAAGGAGGcaagtatataaaatatatacatattgaaaatattctaaataaaaaatatataatcattgaactagaatgagtttgacaaccctAGCCTATactattgtatattttatttgttctgCAAAAAAGCCAATTAAATAAGAATCAATACTGTAACAAAAATGAATACTGTAACAAAAATGAATTGACAGTCTCAGTACACATAATGAAGCTTCACAGAGCACTTGTGCTATTTCCAGTCCAGTACTGTAGCACAGCAGATGCCCATTAAGTCCAGTTCATTCCAGCCCTCATAATCCCTGGTCCAATCCCAGGGCCGAGCCCAACATGGCCCTGACTTTGCACACCCCCAGGGACGCCCTGACCCCGATCCACGAGCACGGCTGTGACGTGTGGACCTGGGCCCAGTAGTGCAGCATCTCCCTGGGGGGGATGTGGTGGATGGAGACCATGGCCTGATAGCAGCAGCGTCCGTAGGGCACACCTGGACCTCCAGAGAACAGAGGGCAGTGTGAGGGCAAAACTCCAGCAGTACGAGCACAAAGACCAACAAACACGTCCTCTGGGGGCAGGGGTGTGGACAGGGGTGAGGCTGAGGCTGCCAGGGAGATCTTGAGCAAGGCAGAGCGGGACAGGACGTAGGCCGTACCACTGCAGTAGTCTGGGAACACTGAGAGGGGGTAGGCCCCTGAGGGGAGGTAGTGCTTGCTGTCTGGATCTCTATCTGGAGCCACGTGAAGATGCACCCTCCCCAGGTACAGGTCCACCTGCTCATAGGGGTTACGGCTCCGGTTCAGGAAGTGCAGCAAGGCGCCGGGGTTGAAGAGGACGTCGTCGTCCACTTTGGCCATGAAGTGTG
This portion of the Gouania willdenowi chromosome 7, fGouWil2.1, whole genome shotgun sequence genome encodes:
- the b3galt4 gene encoding LOW QUALITY PROTEIN: beta-1,3-galactosyltransferase 5 (The sequence of the model RefSeq protein was modified relative to this genomic sequence to represent the inferred CDS: inserted 5 bases in 3 codons; deleted 5 bases in 3 codons) → MVGRGFWVCKTRFGKRGGRGGVLPLLCSVISCAAVLALSFVDLIESWVHLHGHQLSPEQLQHSAVFTPQSVPPSRPEEFLLMPSPLVCQRARPYLITMVTSXPCNQRGTPAIRDNWGGRWTVRGLRVMTLFMVGVVSDPCLSKLLVEGAKEKGDLIQGRFMXPYTNLTLKTLSLLGWARXFCPQAHFMAKVDDDVLFNPGALLHFLNRSRNPYEQVDLYLGRVHLHVAPDRDPDSKHYLPSGAYPLSVFPDYCSGTAYVLSRSALLKISLAASASPLSTPLPPEDVFVGLCARTAGVLPSHCPLFSGGPGVPYGRCCYQAMVSIHHIPPREMLHYWAQVHTSQPCSWIGVRASLGVCKVRAMLGSALGLDQGL